GGGGCGGCCACGGCAGACTGGGAACCATCCCCGAAGTCCCAGAGGTATTGCACGACGGGATCCGGAGAGGTGATCTGGGCAGTGGGTGTGATCGTATACGGCACGCAGCCAAAAACCGGCAGACCTTTAAAAATGGCGCTGGGCGGACTGATATTAATATAGGCGTTGGCCTGTACGGTGTCCGGGCAGCCACCGGGCCCGGTCACGATCAACCGGACGGTAAAGGACCCGAAGCTGGTGTAGGTATGCACGGGGTTCTGTAGGGTGGACGTCCCGCCATCTCCGAAGGTCCAGGCATACGTCAGGATGCCGGACGAGTCCGCTTGAAACTGGACGCTCAGGGGAAGGCTGCAACCGGTGGTCCGGGACGCCGTAAAATTGCCCTTCGGGGGATTGGTCACCGGGAAAGTCTGTGTGACCGAATCCGTACAGGCCCCTGCATACACCACCAGCGTGACGGCGTATGACCCCGCCAGCGTGTAGGTATGGGCGGGACCGGGCAACCGGGATACCTGTCCGTCTCCAAAACGCCAGAGGACGCTGTCCGGATGCACACCGGTGGTGTTCCGGAAGGTCACGGGGCTTTTGGTGCAGCCCGTAGGCACACTCGTGGTAAAGCTGGCGTTGCCCTGACCCACGGCGATATAGGCCGTCTGCGTCAGGGTATCCGCGCAACCCATGGGAGAAGTGGCGATCAGGGAAACCGTATAGGTCCCCGGCTGGGTATAAATATGCATGGGATTGGGGACGGTGGAGACGCCCTGGTCGCCAAAGGCCCAGGTATAGGTCAGGGGGCCGGGACCGGTACTGGTATTGGCAAACCGGACCGTATCCGGCGTTTTACAGGCCGCAACAGGGTTTGCGCTAAATGCCGCCTGCGCCGGGGCGGGTATGTCGACCAGGTTCAACCGGGTGAGCGTGGCCGCGCAACCATAGTTGCTGGTCACCTGGAGGCTGACATTAAAACGGCCGGCCGCCGTATAAGTATGCTGCGGATCGGCCGTGGACGCCGTAGTGCCGTCCCCGAAGTCCCATTTCCACTGGACGATGGAGCCCGGCGTTGTCGTACTACTGTCGGCGAAAGCCGTCGCCAGGGGCAGGCAGCCCGTCGTGTCGGTGACGCCAAAAGCGGCAACGGGTATGGGATAGACCGAAATGTATTGAGTTTTTGTTACGGAGTCCACATGACCCGACGCATCGGTGACGACAAGTTTGACCGTGTATGTACCGGGGGAAAAATAAGTGGCCGCGGGGTTCTGGATGCCCGACCGGTTGCCGTTACCAAGGTCCCACTTCCAGGAAACCGGGTTTCCGGCAGACTGGTCGGTAAATTGTACGAAGAGCGGGGTACAACCGCTAACCGGGCTCGCGCTGAAGGCGGCCTGCACCTGTCCCTTTGCGGGCTGGAGCACAGCCTGCAGGAGCAACAGAGATAAACACCCCCGTCGCAGGGGTCGCGTGATAAAAAGAGTACAGGAATACACGGTATGTATCCTGGACTACACAATGCCTACTGGAGTGGGAGACAAGCAGCAGGTACGGAAGAAAAACGGGGATAGAGTTTCTCGGAAAGGATAAGCGTTTTCGGTCATCCAATATACGAATTATGTTCAATTCGTGCAATTTTCAGCCGCGGGCACACCGCCCGGCCCTTAGGCGTGGCCGTATATATCCCGGTACTTGTCCCGGGCATACGCCAGGAAAACCTCCGCGTCCAGCCCCTCCCCTGTCGCCTCCTTGCAAAGGTCGTTGCTCAGGAAAAAGCGCCCGTGCCGGTGGATTTTTTCCCGGAGCCACTTCAGCAAGAGGCTGTAATCCCCCGCCCGGATACCCGCATCCAACCCCGGTGTCTCCCGTACGCAGGCCTTGAAAAGCTGGGCCGCATACAGGCTCCCCAGGGTATAGGTCGGGAAATACCCAAAGCTGCCATGGCTCCAATGGACGTCCTGGAGACACCCTCGACGATCGTCGGGGACCTTCAGCCCCAGGTATTTGTGATAGGATGCCGCCCAGTATTCCGGGATATCCCGTACGGACAGCGTCCCCCCGATCAGGGCCTTTTCCAGTTCATACCGGATCAGGATGTGAAAATGATAGGTGAGCTCGTCCGCCTCTGTGCGGATCAGGGAAGGCTCCACCCGGTTGATCCCCTTATAAAAGGTTTCCGCGCTCCCGAAGGTCCCCGGGAAATACGACGTCAGCACGGGCCAAAGCCCCTCCCAGAAGGCCAGGCTGCGGCCGAGGTTGTTTTCCCAAAGCCGGCTTTGGGACTCGTGGATCGACAAGGAACAGGGTTCGCCCAGCGGCAACCCGTATTCCTCCGCGGGGAGTCCCTGTTCATACAAGGCGTGCCCACCCTCGTGGATACAGCTCCAGGTCATGGAGGTAAAATCGGTTTCGCTGATCCGCGTCGTCACCCGGACGTCCGTCGAGGCGAAGTTGGTCGTAAAAGGGTGTTCCGACAGGTCCTGCCGGAAGGCGGTTTTGTCCAGCCCCATGCGGTGTAAAAGGTCCAGCCCCCAGGACCATTGCTGGGCTTTGGGAAAATGTCCGTGCAAAGCCCTGCTGTCCACCTGCGGCGCCCGGCCGATCTCGTCCAGGAGCGCCTTGAGGGGCGCGGTCAGCGCACCAAAAAGGCCGTCCAGCCAGGCCACCGTGGCCCCTTTTTCGTAATCGTTCAAAAGCGCATTGTACGGATGCCCCTCGTATCCTTTGAGGTCCGCCTCCTGCCGTTTGAGGGTCACCAACTTGTCCAGGTGGGGTGCAAAAACCGAAAAGTCATTGGCCTCCCTGGAGGCGATCCATGCCTGAAAAGCGGCGCTGGTCGCCGCGGAAAGGGTGCGGACGAAGTCCGAGGGGAGTTTTTGTTCGCGCGTGTAGTCTTCAAGACTCAGCGCGACGTTCCGCGCTTCGCACGGGTTGAGCCCGTTCGCCCCGCCGAGCGAGCGCAGCAACGCCCCCATCTCCTCTCCCGTAAAGCGCTCGTGCGCCAACTCGCTCAGCGTAGCCAACTGGCGCGCCCGCGCCCCCTCGCCCTTGGGGGGCATATAGGTTTCCTGGTCCCATTGGAGAACGGCGGCGCTGTAACGGAGATCGGCCACCCGCTGGAGTTTTTCGACGTATTGCGCGTACAAGTCAGGCATAGGTTTGGTTGAGCCCTAAATGTACACCCGGGCCGGCAACGATCCCGAAATAAAAACGGATTCTTATTCGTACATTCAGCGCACTCAAGATTAACCCGCCTATGAACAGGGCATACCTCTTCGTTCTTTTAACCCTCGCCGGCGCCTTTAAAGTGAGCGCCCAGCAACAACTCAGCGTGGATAGCTTGTTCCGCATACTCCCGGACAGTTTTCCTGCCGAAAGACTGTACCTGCACCTGGACAAGGACCGTTATATGACGGGGGATACCGTCTGGTTCAAAGCCTATTTCTCCTCCGGCGGCTTCCCGGGGGGATTCAGCACGGGCGTGCACGTCGAGCTGTTCAACGAGGCCGGTGTCCGCGTCACGCACAAATACTACCCCGTGTTGGGCGGAAAAGTGTCTCTGGGCGACATGGAGCTTGCCGATACTCTGGGCCAGGGGTTGTACACACTTCGCGCGTACTCGGACTGGATGAGCAATTTCGATCCCGCCTTTTTCTACCATCATACGTTTCCTGTGTATGCCAGTACGGTGACCCCGCCCAAGGGAAGGGGCACCAAGGGCAAAGATGCGACGGCCAGGCCCCAAGGCGGGCGCGCGGCCGCGGACCCAGGCCGGAACGCCGGCGCCGGAGGCGCGGCGGTTGCCGCCAGCACGGGCGCCGGGCAGCCGGCGACGGCCCAGGACGAGCGCGTCACCGCTCCCGCGGTGGACATCCAATTCCTCCCCGAGGGCGGCGACGAAGTCCAGGGCGTCCTCAACACGATTGCCTTCCGGGCGACCGACCGGCACGGCCTGCCGGTGGATGTCAGCGGGAAGGTCGTGGACGACGTAGACAGTACCTACGCGATCTTTTCGGCCATGCACGACGGGATGGGGATTTTGGAATTGATACCGGAAAAGGGAAAGCACTATACCGCCGTCGTCCAAACACCCTTGGGGGAAAAGCGCATTGCTTTGCCGGAACCCCGGCCGGACGGCGTGGTCCTCAATACGCGCACGACGTCCAGGGGCGTGGGGTTTGTGCTCCGGGCCGATAGCGCGAGCCGGTACCTGGACCGTCCCCTGCAAGTGGTGGCCAGTTTGTACGGTCAGCTGTGTTTTAGGGCCAAAACGACCCTGAGTGCGAGCAATACGGAAATCAGCGGGTTTATCCCTACGGACAAGTTTGTGCCGGGGATCATGACCCTCACCTTGTTTGCGGACAACGGGGAGCCGCTCGCGGAAAGGGTGGTGTTTATCCGGCCTACCGACGTACGCATCCAGGCGACCCTTCATGCGGACACCCTTAGCATGGACCCGAAGGGGTATAATGCGTGGACCCTTCAATTTACCGATACGGCGCGGTGCTACCTGAGCGTGTCGGTGACCGATGCCGACGCCGTCACCCCGGCGGAGAACGGACCCAATATCCTGACGGGTCTGCTGCTGAGCGGGGACCTGAAGGGCAACATCTATCAGCCCGCCTTTTATTTCCGGGACGACGCGGACAGCACCCAGGCCATGCTCGACCTGGTCATGCGGACGCATGGGTGGAGGCGGTATGACTGGGGGGCGCTTGAAACACGTCGTTTTCCTCAAATTCAATACCAGGACCGGAACTACCTTAGTTTTCAGGGACAGGCCCTGACGGAGTCGGGGCGAAAAGTGGTAAGCAATACCCTGCTGACCATTTTTCTGAGGGGGAGTGATTCCACCAAAAGGCTGATGCTGGCGCCCGTGGATTCTGCGGGTCAGTTTACGCTGGACGGGCTGGTCTTTTTTGACACGGCGCAGGCGTATTACCAGGTCAACAAAAAGGGGTGGAGGGGGACAGATGTCCAGCTCCGGCTGCGCCCGGACCCATTTTTCCCGCTTGGCCCTGACGTCCGGAAAGGGATTGTTTTCC
This region of Dinghuibacter silviterrae genomic DNA includes:
- a CDS encoding carboxypeptidase M32, which translates into the protein MPDLYAQYVEKLQRVADLRYSAAVLQWDQETYMPPKGEGARARQLATLSELAHERFTGEEMGALLRSLGGANGLNPCEARNVALSLEDYTREQKLPSDFVRTLSAATSAAFQAWIASREANDFSVFAPHLDKLVTLKRQEADLKGYEGHPYNALLNDYEKGATVAWLDGLFGALTAPLKALLDEIGRAPQVDSRALHGHFPKAQQWSWGLDLLHRMGLDKTAFRQDLSEHPFTTNFASTDVRVTTRISETDFTSMTWSCIHEGGHALYEQGLPAEEYGLPLGEPCSLSIHESQSRLWENNLGRSLAFWEGLWPVLTSYFPGTFGSAETFYKGINRVEPSLIRTEADELTYHFHILIRYELEKALIGGTLSVRDIPEYWAASYHKYLGLKVPDDRRGCLQDVHWSHGSFGYFPTYTLGSLYAAQLFKACVRETPGLDAGIRAGDYSLLLKWLREKIHRHGRFFLSNDLCKEATGEGLDAEVFLAYARDKYRDIYGHA